In one Lentimicrobiaceae bacterium genomic region, the following are encoded:
- a CDS encoding serine kinase, protein MNVKNIVDTLGLQIFSGEQGLDREITGGYTSDLLSDVMGHADARQIWITLQTHKNIMAIASLKELAAIILVKGYTPEQDTATQSNAENIPILGTTDEAFAISGKLYKLLEDAKL, encoded by the coding sequence ATGAACGTAAAAAATATAGTTGATACACTCGGATTGCAGATTTTTAGCGGAGAACAAGGCCTCGATCGGGAAATTACCGGAGGGTATACTTCCGACCTGCTCAGCGATGTAATGGGACACGCTGACGCCAGGCAAATCTGGATTACTCTGCAAACCCATAAAAATATTATGGCAATTGCTTCACTTAAAGAACTGGCTGCCATTATACTGGTAAAAGGCTATACTCCTGAGCAGGATACTGCCACCCAGAGTAATGCAGAAAATATTCCCATACTGGGCACTACGGATGAAGCCTTTGCAATTTCAGGAAAACTGTACAAGTTATTGGAGGATGCAAAATTATAA
- a CDS encoding PHP domain-containing protein, translating to MQNYKADLHIHTVLSPCGDLDMSPGRIVEEAKKKKIQILGITDHNTTRQCKVVKQMAAEENIFVMCGAEITTREEAHCLAFFENDEKLEVFQTYLDAHLPDIKNNPSYFGYQVAVDQNEEIIFQEERLLISALDQGINEIEKQVHALGGIFIPAHVDKPKFSLMSQLGFIPTDLQYDALELSKFTSKEVFLLQNKYLGNPAIIRNSDAHVPHLIGDAFTIFQLAELSFAELLKALHNKEGREIVAI from the coding sequence ATGCAAAATTATAAAGCAGATTTGCATATTCATACGGTTCTCTCGCCTTGTGGCGACCTCGACATGAGCCCAGGAAGAATTGTTGAAGAAGCCAAAAAGAAAAAAATACAGATTCTCGGAATTACCGACCATAATACAACAAGACAGTGTAAAGTAGTAAAACAAATGGCAGCTGAAGAAAATATCTTTGTGATGTGCGGCGCCGAAATTACTACCCGGGAAGAAGCCCACTGCCTAGCGTTCTTTGAAAATGATGAAAAATTGGAAGTTTTCCAAACTTACCTTGATGCACATCTCCCTGATATTAAAAATAATCCTTCCTATTTTGGTTATCAGGTAGCCGTTGACCAAAATGAGGAAATCATTTTTCAGGAAGAGCGGTTGCTCATTTCGGCACTCGATCAGGGTATAAATGAAATTGAGAAACAAGTACATGCATTGGGTGGAATTTTCATTCCGGCACATGTTGACAAGCCCAAGTTCAGCCTGATGAGTCAGTTGGGATTCATCCCTACAGACCTGCAATACGATGCACTTGAGCTTTCCAAGTTTACTTCCAAAGAGGTTTTCCTTTTGCAAAACAAATATCTCGGCAACCCTGCTATTATCAGAAATTCTGATGCGCATGTTCCCCATCTTATTGGTGATGCTTTTACAATCTTCCAGCTTGCCGAACTCAGCTTTGCCGAATTACTGAAAGCATTGCACAATAAAGAAGGAAGAGAAATAGTCGCCATATGA
- a CDS encoding ATP-binding protein, whose amino-acid sequence MKDLSLHILDIVQNSISAGAQNIGIVINEDKLKNEFDITISDDGLGMGEDELTKVTDPYFTSRTTRKVGLGIPLFKQNAERSGGRFAITSEKGKGTTVNAVFGYDNLDRPILGDITGVVVILVTANPELDFAYQHTTEKGTYIFDTKKIKLILEDTPINHPQVGKLLKEMLKENLKDIEAET is encoded by the coding sequence ATGAAAGACCTGTCGTTACATATACTTGATATAGTGCAAAACTCCATTTCAGCCGGAGCACAAAACATCGGTATCGTTATCAATGAAGACAAGCTGAAAAACGAGTTTGATATCACCATATCTGATGACGGTTTGGGAATGGGCGAAGATGAACTTACTAAAGTTACCGACCCCTACTTCACAAGCCGTACAACCCGAAAAGTAGGTCTTGGGATACCCCTTTTCAAGCAAAATGCCGAGCGTAGCGGGGGGAGATTTGCTATAACTTCCGAAAAAGGAAAGGGTACCACAGTGAACGCCGTTTTTGGATATGATAATCTCGACAGACCCATACTGGGCGACATTACCGGCGTAGTAGTGATACTTGTTACCGCCAACCCGGAACTGGATTTTGCTTATCAGCACACAACTGAAAAAGGAACCTATATTTTCGATACAAAAAAAATAAAACTTATACTGGAAGATACCCCTATTAATCACCCACAGGTAGGAAAACTTTTGAAAGAAATGCTAAAAGAAAATTTAAAAGATATTGAAGCAGAAACTTAA